A portion of the Oscillospiraceae bacterium genome contains these proteins:
- a CDS encoding Hpt domain-containing protein, giving the protein MTIQECYAQMGADYNEVFRRLYNEAMIRKFVLLFPKDDSFHNLEAALKEQNVKEAFRAAHTLKGVCQNLGFSNLYAPAVTLTETLRAGQLEGTAEQFAEVEKQYRITMAAIQALD; this is encoded by the coding sequence ATGACGATCCAAGAATGTTATGCACAGATGGGCGCAGATTACAACGAAGTATTCCGTCGCCTGTACAACGAAGCAATGATCCGCAAGTTTGTGCTGCTGTTTCCCAAGGATGACAGCTTCCACAATCTGGAAGCTGCCCTGAAGGAACAGAACGTGAAGGAAGCCTTCCGCGCAGCACACACCCTGAAGGGTGTGTGCCAGAATCTGGGCTTTTCCAACCTGTATGCCCCGGCGGTGACGCTCACCGAGACGCTGCGTGCCGGCCAGCTGGAAGGCACGGCAGAGCAGTTTGCCGAGGTAGAAAAGCAGTACCGCATTACGATGGCCGCCATTCAGGCACTGGACTGA
- the brnQ gene encoding branched-chain amino acid transport system II carrier protein, whose translation MQKLSGRKLLLIGFTLFSMFFGAGNLIFPPDLGAKAGIHFWPAFLGLAISAVGLPVAGVVAVARAQGLEKLAGRVHPVFAQVFMILIYLSIGPCLAIPRTASTSFAMLAPLVGTGAGLQLGYSVVFFAAAFLVALRPERLTRWLGRLLCPCLLVLILVLFGGCLLHPLAGQYGTPTPEYTSGAVLQGVLYGYQTMDTLAALNFGAIIALNIQAQGVTRQEEVQRSTILAGFVAGGLLLAVYAMLGHAGALTGAAVPGLATGADVLTVLADRLFGKAGLVLLAAIFVLACFNTCVGLIACVGEYFHTLVPSVPYPAFAGFFAAASMLVSNLGLADILRLSVPVLNALYPVAILLICLSFVPELEQRHPLVYPLCIGCTALQSVASALPLGPLSALAKALPFGAVGFGWVLPAAVGILAGMLLRPTPHEP comes from the coding sequence ATGCAAAAGCTATCTGGCCGAAAGCTGCTGCTCATCGGCTTCACGCTGTTTTCCATGTTTTTCGGGGCTGGCAACCTGATCTTTCCGCCGGACCTAGGAGCCAAGGCAGGCATCCATTTCTGGCCTGCCTTTCTGGGCCTGGCCATCAGTGCCGTGGGGCTGCCCGTTGCCGGAGTGGTGGCTGTGGCCCGGGCCCAGGGTCTGGAAAAGCTGGCAGGCCGGGTGCACCCGGTGTTTGCCCAGGTCTTTATGATCCTGATCTACCTGTCCATTGGCCCCTGCCTGGCCATCCCACGCACCGCCAGCACCTCCTTTGCCATGCTGGCCCCCCTGGTGGGCACCGGGGCCGGGCTGCAGCTGGGATACTCGGTGGTGTTCTTTGCGGCGGCCTTTCTGGTGGCCCTGCGGCCGGAAAGGCTCACCCGTTGGCTGGGCAGGCTGCTGTGCCCCTGCCTGCTGGTGCTGATCCTGGTCTTGTTTGGCGGCTGCCTGCTGCACCCCCTGGCAGGGCAGTACGGCACCCCCACCCCGGAGTATACCTCTGGTGCCGTATTACAGGGCGTATTGTACGGCTACCAGACTATGGACACCCTGGCAGCCTTGAACTTTGGAGCCATCATTGCCCTGAACATCCAGGCCCAGGGCGTCACCCGGCAGGAGGAGGTGCAGCGCAGCACCATCCTGGCCGGGTTTGTGGCCGGAGGGCTGCTGCTGGCAGTGTACGCCATGCTGGGCCACGCCGGAGCCCTTACCGGGGCCGCCGTCCCCGGCCTTGCCACCGGAGCCGACGTGCTGACGGTGCTGGCAGACCGGCTTTTTGGCAAAGCTGGCCTTGTGCTCCTTGCCGCTATTTTTGTGCTGGCCTGCTTTAACACCTGTGTGGGCCTTATTGCCTGTGTGGGGGAGTACTTCCACACCCTGGTGCCCTCTGTGCCCTATCCGGCCTTTGCCGGATTTTTTGCCGCTGCCAGTATGCTGGTCTCGAACCTGGGCCTGGCAGACATCCTGCGGCTGTCCGTCCCGGTGCTCAACGCCCTTTACCCGGTGGCCATTTTGCTGATCTGCCTTTCCTTTGTGCCGGAGCTGGAGCAGCGGCACCCGCTGGTGTACCCTCTGTGCATTGGCTGCACCGCCCTGCAAAGCGTTGCGTCCGCCCTGCCCCTGGGGCCCCTTTCGGCCCTGGCTAAGGCCCTGCCCTTTGGGGCTGTGGGCTTTGGCTGGGTGCTGCCGGCAGCGGTGGGCATTCTGGCAGGGATGCTGCTGCGCCCCACCCCCCATGAACCGTAA
- the thiW gene encoding energy coupling factor transporter S component ThiW — protein MKKVSAKKLALAGMFCALCVVGSVFSFPMFGSKCAPVQHMVNVLCAVLLGPWWGVGVAFVASLLRNLLGLGSLMAFPGSMFGALLCGLVYHKTKNLLATVAGEVFGTSVLGGLCAYPVAIFLMGKSAGDIAFYAYIVPFLISTGVGAVIAGILVLSLQRSGVLRSMQSSLS, from the coding sequence ATGAAAAAGGTTTCTGCAAAAAAACTGGCGCTGGCCGGTATGTTCTGTGCCCTGTGTGTGGTGGGCAGCGTGTTCAGCTTCCCGATGTTCGGCAGCAAGTGTGCTCCGGTGCAGCACATGGTCAATGTGCTGTGCGCCGTGCTGCTGGGGCCCTGGTGGGGTGTAGGCGTAGCCTTTGTGGCCTCCCTGCTGCGCAACCTGCTGGGCCTGGGCAGTCTGATGGCCTTCCCGGGCAGCATGTTCGGCGCGCTGCTGTGCGGTCTGGTGTACCACAAGACCAAGAACCTGCTGGCCACGGTGGCCGGTGAGGTGTTCGGCACCAGCGTGCTGGGCGGCCTGTGCGCCTACCCGGTGGCCATCTTCCTGATGGGCAAGAGCGCCGGTGACATCGCCTTCTATGCCTACATCGTCCCCTTCCTCATCTCCACCGGCGTGGGCGCTGTGATCGCCGGGATCCTGGTGCTCAGCCTGCAGCGTTCCGGTGTTCTGCGCAGCATGCAGAGCAGCCTGTCCTGA
- the thiM gene encoding hydroxyethylthiazole kinase, with protein MFAECFENVRSTCPLIHNITNYVTVNDCANMVLACGASPIMADDAAEVEDITTICGGLNINIGTLNSRTITSMLLAGKKANLLGHPVVLDPVGAGASQLRTDTANRLLREVKFTVIRGNISEIKTLASGAGTTKGVDADVADKVTEENLDSAVAFAKAFAARTGAVVAITGAIDIVADAHKAYCIRNGHPMMSSITGTGCQLSALTAAFVTANPDQPLEAAAAAVCAMGLAGEIAHSRLSPLDGNSTYRNYIIDAVYNMTPAQLEEGATYEVR; from the coding sequence ATGTTTGCTGAATGTTTTGAGAATGTCCGCAGCACCTGCCCGCTGATCCACAACATCACCAACTATGTCACGGTGAACGACTGCGCCAACATGGTGCTGGCCTGCGGGGCCTCCCCCATCATGGCCGACGATGCCGCCGAGGTGGAGGACATCACCACCATCTGCGGCGGCCTGAACATCAACATCGGTACCCTGAACAGCCGCACCATCACCAGCATGCTGCTGGCCGGGAAAAAGGCCAACCTGCTGGGCCACCCCGTGGTGCTGGACCCCGTGGGCGCCGGTGCTTCCCAGCTGCGCACCGACACCGCCAACCGCCTGCTGCGGGAGGTGAAATTCACGGTCATCCGGGGCAACATCTCTGAGATCAAGACCCTGGCTTCGGGTGCCGGTACCACCAAGGGCGTGGATGCCGACGTGGCCGACAAGGTCACCGAGGAAAATCTGGACAGCGCCGTGGCTTTTGCCAAGGCCTTTGCGGCCCGCACCGGTGCCGTGGTGGCCATCACCGGTGCCATTGACATCGTGGCCGACGCCCACAAGGCTTACTGCATCCGCAACGGCCACCCCATGATGAGCAGCATCACCGGCACTGGCTGCCAGCTCTCGGCTCTGACGGCAGCCTTCGTCACCGCCAACCCCGACCAGCCGCTGGAGGCCGCTGCCGCCGCTGTGTGCGCCATGGGTCTGGCCGGTGAGATCGCCCACAGCCGCCTGAGCCCGCTGGACGGCAACTCCACCTACCGCAATTACATCATTGATGCCGTCTACAATATGACCCCCGCACAGCTGGAAGAAGGAGCAACCTATGAAGTGCGATAA
- the thiC gene encoding phosphomethylpyrimidine synthase ThiC, with protein MQTYTTQMDAARKGIITPQMEIVAKKEYRTPEEIRQLVAEGKVAIPANKHHECLDPEGIGSMLRTKINVNLGVSRDCKDYNIEMKKVMSAVNMGAEAIMDLSSHGNTQPFRQKLTHECPVMIGTVPVYDSVIHYQRDLAELTAQDFIDVVRLHAEDGVDFVTLHCGITRKTIEQIRKHKRKMNIVSRGGSLVFAWMSMTGNENPFYEHFDEICEICAEHDVTISLGDACRPGCLADATDVCQIEELVRLGELTKRAWAHNVQVMVEGPGHVPLNQVAANMEVQKSICMGAPFYVLGPLVTDIAPGYDHITAAIGGAVAAMSGAAFLCYVTPAEHLALPNVEDVKQGIVASKIAAHAADIAKGIPHARDIDDKMGDARRVLDWDAQFACALDPETAKAIRDARLPEDDHSDTCSMCGKFCAVRSMNKALAGEYIDIL; from the coding sequence ATGCAGACTTACACCACCCAGATGGATGCCGCCCGCAAGGGCATCATCACCCCGCAGATGGAGATCGTGGCCAAAAAGGAGTACCGCACCCCGGAGGAGATCCGGCAGCTGGTGGCCGAAGGCAAGGTAGCCATCCCGGCCAACAAGCATCACGAATGCCTGGACCCGGAGGGCATCGGCAGCATGTTGCGCACCAAGATCAATGTGAACCTTGGTGTCTCCCGGGACTGCAAGGACTACAACATTGAAATGAAGAAGGTCATGAGTGCCGTGAACATGGGGGCCGAGGCCATCATGGACCTGTCCAGCCACGGCAACACCCAGCCCTTCCGCCAGAAGCTGACCCACGAGTGCCCCGTGATGATCGGCACCGTGCCGGTGTACGACTCGGTCATCCACTATCAGCGGGATCTGGCTGAACTGACCGCACAGGACTTCATCGACGTGGTGCGCCTGCATGCCGAGGACGGCGTGGACTTTGTCACCCTGCACTGCGGCATCACCCGCAAGACCATCGAGCAGATCCGCAAGCACAAGCGCAAGATGAACATCGTGAGCCGCGGCGGTTCGCTGGTGTTTGCCTGGATGAGCATGACCGGCAACGAAAACCCCTTCTACGAGCACTTTGATGAGATCTGCGAGATCTGCGCCGAGCACGATGTGACCATCTCGCTGGGCGATGCCTGCCGCCCCGGCTGTCTGGCCGACGCCACCGACGTGTGTCAGATCGAAGAGCTGGTGCGTCTGGGTGAGCTGACCAAGCGTGCCTGGGCTCACAACGTACAGGTCATGGTGGAAGGCCCCGGCCATGTGCCGCTGAATCAGGTAGCCGCCAACATGGAAGTACAGAAGAGCATCTGCATGGGTGCCCCCTTCTATGTGCTGGGACCCCTGGTCACCGACATTGCCCCCGGCTATGACCACATCACCGCTGCCATCGGCGGAGCGGTGGCTGCCATGAGCGGTGCTGCCTTCCTGTGCTATGTCACCCCTGCCGAGCATCTGGCACTGCCCAACGTGGAGGACGTAAAGCAGGGCATCGTGGCCTCCAAGATCGCTGCCCACGCCGCCGACATCGCCAAGGGCATCCCCCATGCCCGCGACATCGACGACAAGATGGGCGACGCCCGCCGGGTGCTGGACTGGGACGCACAGTTTGCCTGTGCGCTGGACCCCGAGACCGCCAAAGCCATCCGCGACGCCCGCCTGCCGGAAGATGACCACAGCGACACCTGCAGCATGTGCGGCAAGTTCTGCGCCGTGCGCAGCATGAACAAAGCGCTGGCCGGTGAATACATCGACATCCTGTGA
- a CDS encoding FMN-binding protein, translating to MKQFTKIAVVCALAVSLAACGSSASSTAASSAASSEAASSVAASSEAASEAASSEAASVAEGEGYTGTQTASAKGMNGDVTVTITFENGVATACDVDASTETESLGQAAAPTVADAIVAGNTPNVDAVSGSTVTSNAIMEAAKACYDAAGIAY from the coding sequence ATGAAACAGTTCACCAAGATCGCTGTTGTCTGCGCCCTGGCTGTCAGCCTGGCCGCCTGCGGCAGCTCCGCTTCTTCTACCGCCGCTTCTTCTGCTGCCTCTTCCGAGGCCGCTTCCAGCGTTGCTGCTTCTTCTGAGGCTGCCAGCGAGGCCGCTTCTTCCGAGGCTGCTTCCGTTGCTGAGGGCGAGGGCTACACCGGCACCCAGACCGCTTCTGCCAAGGGCATGAACGGCGACGTGACCGTGACCATCACCTTCGAGAACGGCGTTGCTACCGCCTGCGACGTGGACGCTTCCACCGAGACCGAGAGCCTGGGCCAGGCTGCTGCTCCCACCGTGGCTGATGCCATCGTGGCTGGCAACACCCCCAACGTGGACGCTGTGAGCGGCTCCACCGTGACCTCCAACGCCATCATGGAGGCTGCCAAGGCCTGCTATGACGCAGCCGGCATCGCTTACTGA
- a CDS encoding alanine:cation symporter family protein, which produces MLTHLIEFVYRLLWGDLFTLPVGGGIGISPMVVLLFTAGIWFTLRTRLLPVRLFRDMIAAVCEKNQNKEGLSSFQTLVVSTATRVGMGNLVGVVAAVSAGGAGAVFWMWVTALLGASTSFIESTLAQKYRQPDPLYGGWRGGPAYYLHALAERWRGKKLRHSVTAALFAVSGLICWCGISQVISNSVSSAFQNAFHIPPLTTTLVLTALAALIVLRKNATVKSLDVMVPIMAVCYFVLTVGILVVNFRQLPAVLGRIFAEAFGLRQMAAGGFGAVLMNGVKRGLFSNEAGSGSAPCAAAAAACDDPVKMGFVQALGVLIDTVVICSCTAFLMLLVPQDLTAGLSGMDLLQTAMQYHLGGFGTVFIAATLALFSFSTFLGVLYYARGNVAYLCGDNWWSQTVYKLIALVMLLIGGLQAYTVVWDLGDVGIGLMTIFNMIALYPLSGEAMDALNDYEKRKKLQ; this is translated from the coding sequence TTGCTGACCCATCTTATTGAATTTGTTTACCGCCTGCTGTGGGGCGATCTGTTCACGCTGCCAGTGGGCGGCGGCATCGGCATCTCGCCGATGGTCGTGCTGCTGTTCACCGCCGGTATCTGGTTCACCTTGCGCACCCGCCTGCTGCCGGTGCGGCTGTTCCGGGATATGATCGCCGCCGTGTGCGAAAAGAACCAGAACAAGGAGGGGCTTTCCTCCTTCCAGACCCTGGTGGTGTCCACCGCTACCCGGGTGGGCATGGGCAACCTGGTGGGCGTGGTGGCGGCGGTTTCGGCCGGCGGTGCAGGCGCGGTGTTCTGGATGTGGGTCACTGCCCTGCTGGGCGCTTCCACCTCTTTTATCGAGTCCACGCTGGCCCAGAAATACCGTCAGCCCGACCCGCTCTACGGCGGCTGGCGCGGCGGCCCGGCCTACTACCTGCACGCACTGGCTGAGCGTTGGCGCGGCAAAAAACTCCGGCACTCGGTCACGGCGGCGCTGTTTGCGGTGTCGGGCCTGATCTGCTGGTGCGGCATCAGTCAGGTGATCTCCAACTCGGTGAGTTCGGCGTTCCAGAACGCGTTCCACATTCCCCCGCTGACCACTACGCTGGTGCTCACGGCGCTGGCCGCTCTCATCGTGCTGCGCAAGAACGCCACCGTGAAAAGCCTGGATGTGATGGTGCCCATCATGGCGGTGTGCTACTTTGTGCTCACCGTGGGCATTCTGGTGGTCAACTTCCGCCAGCTGCCCGCCGTGCTGGGCCGCATTTTTGCCGAGGCCTTTGGTCTGCGGCAGATGGCGGCCGGCGGCTTTGGTGCCGTGCTGATGAACGGCGTCAAGCGCGGGCTTTTCTCCAATGAAGCCGGCAGCGGTTCAGCCCCCTGCGCTGCCGCAGCCGCCGCGTGCGACGATCCGGTCAAGATGGGCTTCGTGCAGGCGCTGGGCGTACTGATTGACACGGTGGTCATCTGCAGCTGCACCGCCTTTCTGATGTTGCTGGTGCCGCAGGACCTCACCGCCGGGCTTTCCGGCATGGACCTGCTGCAGACCGCCATGCAGTACCATCTGGGCGGGTTTGGCACCGTGTTCATTGCCGCCACACTGGCATTGTTCAGCTTTTCCACCTTTCTGGGAGTGCTGTACTACGCCCGCGGCAACGTGGCCTATCTGTGCGGCGACAACTGGTGGAGCCAGACCGTGTACAAGCTGATTGCTCTGGTCATGCTGCTCATCGGCGGCCTGCAGGCCTACACCGTGGTGTGGGACCTGGGCGATGTGGGCATCGGCCTGATGACCATCTTCAACATGATCGCCCTCTACCCGCTCTCCGGTGAAGCGATGGACGCCCTCAACGACTACGAAAAACGAAAAAAGCTGCAATAA
- a CDS encoding peptide deformylase encodes MIQPIVHDPLFLAQKSARATPADADTARDLLETLAAHADGCVGMAANMIGVAKRIIAVEAEDGYLVLFNPVILKKSGPYNTEEGCLSLEGVRPTKRWKSIKVQYETADGKPRIRTFTGWTAQIIQHEIDHCDGILI; translated from the coding sequence ATGATCCAGCCCATTGTACACGACCCCCTGTTTTTAGCCCAGAAGTCCGCCCGGGCCACCCCGGCAGACGCCGACACCGCCCGCGACCTGCTGGAGACCCTGGCAGCCCACGCCGACGGCTGTGTGGGCATGGCTGCCAACATGATCGGCGTGGCAAAGCGCATCATCGCCGTGGAAGCCGAAGACGGGTATCTGGTGCTGTTCAACCCGGTCATCCTCAAAAAGTCCGGCCCCTACAACACCGAGGAGGGCTGTCTTTCGCTGGAGGGTGTGCGCCCCACCAAGCGCTGGAAAAGCATCAAGGTGCAGTACGAAACTGCCGACGGCAAGCCGCGCATCCGCACCTTTACCGGCTGGACGGCCCAGATCATCCAGCATGAGATTGACCACTGCGACGGCATCCTGATCTGA
- the thiE gene encoding thiamine phosphate synthase: MKCDKHTMLLYAVTDRAWVGEQTLYQQVESALKGGVTCVQLREKQLGDAEFLQEAIQIHGLCQQYGVPLFINDNVDVAVKCHAEGIHVGQSDMAAAKVRERVGEGMMIGVSAHTVQEALDAVAHGADCLGVGAAFATHTKEDVNVLPRQTLIDICNAVDVPVVAIGGIHKDNILQLRGTGVDGVALVSAIFGAKDIEAECRELKALSEQIVE, from the coding sequence ATGAAGTGCGATAAGCATACCATGTTATTATACGCCGTGACCGACCGCGCCTGGGTGGGCGAGCAGACCCTGTACCAGCAGGTGGAAAGCGCCCTGAAGGGCGGTGTCACCTGCGTACAGCTGCGGGAAAAGCAGCTGGGGGATGCAGAGTTTTTGCAGGAAGCCATCCAGATCCACGGCCTGTGCCAGCAGTACGGTGTGCCACTGTTCATCAACGACAACGTGGATGTGGCCGTGAAGTGCCACGCCGAGGGCATCCATGTGGGCCAGAGCGACATGGCCGCCGCCAAGGTGCGCGAGCGCGTGGGCGAAGGCATGATGATCGGTGTTTCGGCCCACACGGTACAGGAGGCGCTGGACGCTGTGGCCCACGGGGCCGACTGTCTGGGCGTGGGGGCTGCTTTTGCTACCCACACCAAGGAGGACGTCAACGTCCTGCCCCGGCAGACCCTCATCGACATCTGCAATGCCGTGGATGTGCCGGTGGTGGCCATCGGCGGCATCCACAAGGATAATATCCTGCAGCTCAGGGGCACCGGCGTGGACGGCGTGGCCCTTGTAAGCGCCATCTTCGGTGCAAAGGACATTGAGGCCGAGTGCAGGGAACTGAAAGCCCTCTCGGAGCAGATCGTAGAGTAA